Sequence from the Methanosarcina siciliae T4/M genome:
GGATCACACCTGCGAGAGCAGAATATCCTCCGATTGAGTGCACAACTCCAGAGCCTGCAAAGTCATGGCTTGCGACTCCTATTGCCTGCACAATCGGGCTATCGGCTCCGGTTAGGAGGGCCATGTCAGCTCCGCTCCAGACCCAGTGCCCGTACACAGGGTAGATTACCGCTACCATCATTATACAATATATAAGGTATGCTTTGAAGTTGGTTCTCTCGGCCATTGCTCCCGAAACGATTGTTGCACCGGTGGCAGCGAAGACCATCTGGAAGAACCAGCCGTTCCAGAGTGCGTTGTCGGCACCTGAAAGGAAAAATTGGTCAGTTCCTATAAGTCCAGCTGCATCGGCTCCATACATTACACCCCAGCCCACAGCCCAGTAGACAAGGATGCCGAGGACAATCGTCATGAAGTTTTTCATCAGAATATTGACAGTGTTTTTACTCCTCGTAAGTCCCGTTTCCACGAGAGAGAAACCTGCATGCATGAAAAATACAAGTCCACTTGCTATAAGCAGCCATACGAAAGTCAGAGCAGTCTGCACTCCTTCGATAGCTACTGCGTTTTCCTCTGCCGTTGCAGCAAATGCCGGCGAGGACAGCGCTATAAATATCATACAGATAATTATCAAGAATTTTCCTAGTTTTTGTACATTTTTTAACATACTATTCTTTTGCCTCCTTTATTCTATCGGCAACCGGTAAGTGCTTGTCTACTTTATTATATTTATAGATATCGGTAAAGTTTTTAAATTTAATTGTTCTGTTCTTCAAATACAGGTTGCCCCATCTTCAAATTAAAAAATTTATAGATGTTTGGTTTCATGTCAGCAAAGGTCAGCAATATACTTTTAATAAGATCTAACTTGAGTATCCCACTGTAGATTCCGTTCTCTGTGTTGCTGCAAGTGCTGAAATGCTACAAGAAATATGTATTCGAAAAAATAGATTAATATACAGGATACAATGTTCAGTCTTGACTTTATCACTGAAAAATGCAGTTAAATTTCCGTCTCGCTCTTTCCAGATATTTCCCCAATTGCCGCCACTAAAGTGGCTGGCTTGTAAATATCGATGAAAACTTACAACCTTGTTTCCAATTTATCCCTAATCCCCTTCATCTTTTCTTACATCTCAAAAGAGAATCTTTTGTTTTGCAGCAGTCCAAATTACTTCGAGTAAAGCTCCATTATATAAAGATATCTCCTACTTATTTATAATCATTATCGAATATAATTTGTTCTGAAAATAATTATTTTCAAAAAAACAAACTCGGGAAATTTGTTGGGCCTTCAATCCCCTAAAAAAGAAAGATTAAGCAGGATTTTAAATATCTGCCGACAAATGAAAAACCGAAAACAAAGAGCTTACAGGAATTTAGTTTAGAATCTTTATTTCCTAATTATATAAGCCATCTGAGCTACAACTACTTGTGTAAAACTATCTCGATATTTATCCGAACTTAATTGTTTCAATAATATCCTGAAGCTCTTATCACTCTAATTGGGGTTTAGTCGGAGTGATAGAGTAAGTTTAACACGGAGTGGGAAGGGGGTTGATTATAGGTGACCGCAAATGTCATAGAGGTCAACGGACTTGAGCATTCGTATGGTTCTATAAAAGCCGTTGATAACATAAGTTTTGATGTAAAAAAAGGTGAAATATTCTCATTTCTTGGTCCAAACGGTGCGGGAAAGAGTACTGTGATTAATATTCTCACAACGCTTCGGAAGATCCAGAAAGGGGAAGCTAAAGTAAATGGATATGATGTGGCAAGAGACTCAAAACATGTAAGACAGTCAATTGGTATTGTTTTTCAAATGCTTTGCCTGGACCACGAAATGACTGTACGTGAAAATCTGGAATACCACGGTAAAATATATTCGATGCCAAAAAGGGAAAGAAAAAAGCGTATTGAAGAGCTTTTAAAGCTGATAGAGCTGGAAAACAAAAGGGACACCCTTGCAAAAGATCTGAGCGGGGGTATGAAGAGGAGGCTGGAGCTTGCAAGGGGTTTGATGACAAAACCTGCAGTCCTTTTCCTGGATGAACCGACAATAGGTTTTGATATCCAGACAAGAATGAGGATGTGGGAGTATTTGCGAGAGATCAAGAGGGAAGGCACTACGATATTCCTGACCACCCACTATATGGAAGAAGCCGATCAGCTCAGTGACAGGATTAGTATAATTGATCACGGAAAAATAATCGTAACAGGAACTGCAGATGAATTAAAGAATAAACTTGGTAAAGACCTGATTTATCTGGAAACCAGCGATAATAAAACCGTTGTAGAGATTTTAAATTCAATCAATTCTGTAAAAACAGTCACAGAAGACACAAAATCTCTGAGGGTTATGATCGGAGAAGATGTTACTCACGTTCTCCCTCAAATTATGGATAGGATCAGGCAGGCAGAAATAGAAATTACAACCATAAATATCAAAAAGCCTTCAATGGATGACGTTTTTGTTCACTATACCGGTCATGGCTTGAGGGAAGGAGACCCGCAGGAAAATTTTGAAGTATCAGAACCGATGGAGGTTTCAGCATGAATTTCGAATTTCGTGCCATATACTGGCGAGATATGTTGAAGTTCTTTAGATTTAAATCGATGCTGATCAGTTCATTGGTCCAGCCTGTGATGTGGCTGGCATTTTTCGGGATTGCAATGTCAGATAGTTTTGACCAGCTGACTTCTCTTGTCCCTCCAATCGAAGGAGTCCCGAATGTTGATTACCTTTCCTATATGGGTGCCGGAATAATTGCAATGGATGTACTGTTCAGCAGCCTTTTTGGGGGCACTTCCCTTATGTTTGATAAAAAATATAGCTTGCTAAGGGAAACTCTTGCAAGTCCGGTCCCCAGATCCCATATCATCCTAGGTGTCGGGCTTTCCGGCGTGACAAAAGCATTTATTCAAACTGCTATGATAATAGGATTCGGAAGACTGATAGGAATGGATTTTTTTAACGGATATACGCCTACTGAAACGTTTATCTCGATCATAGGCATCTTTTTACTTGTGGGAATTTTTACTCTGGGTTTCCTTTTCCTCTCAGGTTCTATTGCCATTACTCTTGAGAACCCTGAAGGAATGCAGTCGATTCTCACCCTGCTCAGTATGCCCCTGTTCTTTGTAAGCAATGCGTTATATCCCATTGATGCCTTCCCATCTGTCCTCAGGTTCCTTTCAATGTTTAATCCGCTAACACTTCTATCAGACGGAATCCGATACTTCGCTCTGGGGAATAACTTCACTGTAATGGGTATTCACTACGTGTACACACCAGCGTCTATCCTCGTGTCTTTCCTGGGCCTGTTGCTCTTTGCTTTCGCAATGTTAGCTACATCCCTCTGGAGGTTTAACAAGGTGGACGTGTAAATAAACTACCTTGAAATTCTGTTTTTATTCTGTTTTTTTCTTTCTTTTTTATTCTGTTTTTTATTCTGTTTTTTATTCTGAATCGTGGTATTGTATGCATTCAAGCTGCCTCATTTAATAGTAGCTTTACTTTACATGGGTCGATTTGTATTCAGTATACAAATGGC
This genomic interval carries:
- a CDS encoding ATP-binding cassette domain-containing protein, translating into MTANVIEVNGLEHSYGSIKAVDNISFDVKKGEIFSFLGPNGAGKSTVINILTTLRKIQKGEAKVNGYDVARDSKHVRQSIGIVFQMLCLDHEMTVRENLEYHGKIYSMPKRERKKRIEELLKLIELENKRDTLAKDLSGGMKRRLELARGLMTKPAVLFLDEPTIGFDIQTRMRMWEYLREIKREGTTIFLTTHYMEEADQLSDRISIIDHGKIIVTGTADELKNKLGKDLIYLETSDNKTVVEILNSINSVKTVTEDTKSLRVMIGEDVTHVLPQIMDRIRQAEIEITTINIKKPSMDDVFVHYTGHGLREGDPQENFEVSEPMEVSA
- a CDS encoding ABC transporter permease, translating into MNFEFRAIYWRDMLKFFRFKSMLISSLVQPVMWLAFFGIAMSDSFDQLTSLVPPIEGVPNVDYLSYMGAGIIAMDVLFSSLFGGTSLMFDKKYSLLRETLASPVPRSHIILGVGLSGVTKAFIQTAMIIGFGRLIGMDFFNGYTPTETFISIIGIFLLVGIFTLGFLFLSGSIAITLENPEGMQSILTLLSMPLFFVSNALYPIDAFPSVLRFLSMFNPLTLLSDGIRYFALGNNFTVMGIHYVYTPASILVSFLGLLLFAFAMLATSLWRFNKVDV